A part of Bacillus rossius redtenbacheri isolate Brsri chromosome 1, Brsri_v3, whole genome shotgun sequence genomic DNA contains:
- the LOC134528431 gene encoding DNA-directed RNA polymerase III subunit RPC2, producing the protein MGDLKGQGFLNDRDCSQNKISEPIKPLEEKWKLVPAFLKVKGLVKQHIDSFNYFINVEIKKIVKANEKVISDADPLFYVKYLNVSVGTPNVEEGFNITKSTTPHECRLRDLTYSAPITVDIEYTRGNQRVVRNDLLIGRMPIMLQSSNCVLSGKSQFELAKMNECPLDPGGYFIVKGHEKVILIQEQLSRNRMIVEEDRKGGIQCQVTSSTHEKKSRTNLIVKNGKYYLKHNTFQDDVPVVIVFKAMGVVSDQEVVQMVGTEDRVLQSFAPSLEECHKAGVFTQLQALKYMSSKIKSKRFFTAGAAKKSPVDDARDILATLVLAHVPVENFNFKIKATYMALMVRRVIQAQGDTKIIDDRDYYGNKRLELAGSLLALMFEDLLKRFNWDLKMIADKNIPKIKAAQFDVVKHMRQDQITNGLIHAISTGNWTIKRFRMERQGVTQVLSRLSYISALGMMTRVNSQFEKTRKVSGPRSLQPSQWGMLCPSDTPEGEACGLVKNLALMTHITTEVEEAPIIRLAFNVGVEDVNLLGGEEINSPQVYLVFLNGNILGVIRDYIRLVNVFRMMRRRGFINGFISIYPQHQHRCVYISSDGGRLCRPYIIVSKGRPLVKQQHIDELLRGVRGFQDFLNDGLIEYLDVNEENDSHIALTEATIEPVTTHLEIEAFTLLGVCAGLVPYPHHNQSPRNTYQCAMGKQAMGTIGYNQRNRIDTLLYNLVYPQAPMVKSRTIELINFDKLPAGQNATVAVMSYSGYDIEDALILNKASIDRGYGRCLVYRNAKCTLKKYANQTFDRILGPLIDAQTMKPAWKHDILDTDGIAMPGEKVENRQVMVNKSMPTVTSNPINPLQAQTEYREVPVAFKGPVPAYVEKVMVSSNNEDASLIKLLLRQTRRPEIGDKFSSRHGQKGVTGLIVEQEDMPFNDSGICPDMIMNPHGFPSRMTVGKLIELLAGKAGLLEGKFHYGTAFGGSRVSDVCEELHKHGFNYQGKDCFYSGLTGEPLQAYIYSGPVYYQKLKHMVQDKMHARSRGPRAVLTRQPTEGRSREGGLRLGEMERDCLIGYGASMMLVERLMISSDAFDVDVCNKCGLLAYSGWCHGCRSSGSVSTISLPYACKLLFQELQSMNIVPRLTLKNYCD; encoded by the coding sequence ATGGGTGATTTGAAAGGACAAGGGTTTTTAAATGACCGGGATTGCAGTCAAAATAAAATCTCCGAACCTATAAAGCCTTTAGAAGAAAAATGGAAGTTAGTTCCAGCTTTTCTGAAAGTAAAAGGCTTGGTCAAACAGCATATTGATTCTTTCAATTACTTCATCAATGTAGAGATAAAGAAAATCGTTAAAGCCAACGAAAAAGTTATCAGTGATGCAGATCCCTTATTTTATGTGAAATACCTGAACGTGTCAGTTGGCACTCCAAATGTCGAAGAAGGGTTCAACATCACTAAGTCAACCACACCACACGAGTGTCGCCTGAGGGACCTGACATACTCGGCGCCCATAACGGTGGACATAGAGTACACGCGAGGAAACCAGAGGGTGGTTCGCAACGACCTGCTGATCGGTCGAATGCCCATCATGTTGCAGAGCTCGAACTGTGTGCTTTCAGGCAAGTCGCAGTTTGAACTCGCGAAAATGAACGAATGCCCTCTAGACCCGGGAGGCTACTTTATCGTCAAAGGCCATGAGAAAGTAATCTTGATTCAAGAGCAGTTGTCACGCAATCGAATGATCGTGGAGGAGGATCGTAAAGGTGGCATTCAGTGCCAAGTGACCAGTAGTACTCATGAGAAGAAGTCTCGAACAAACCTTATCGTGAAGAATGGCAAGTACTACTTGAAGCACAATACTTTTCAAGATGATGTGCCTGTTGTGATAGTGTTCAAAGCCATGGGTGTAGTGTCAGATCAAGAGGTGGTGCAGATGGTGGGCACAGAAGACAGAGTGTTACAGAGTTTCGCACCGTCTCTGGAAGAATGCCACAAGGCAGGAGTTTTCACGCAGTTACAGGCTCTTAAGTACATGAGCTCCAAAATAAAAAGCAAGAGGTTCTTTACAGCAGGTGCAGCCAAGAAAAGTCCAGTAGATGATGCCAGAGATATTTTAGCTACTCTTGTGTTAGCTCATGTGCCTGTGGAAAACTTTAATTTCAAAATCAAAGCTACCTATATGGCATTAATGGTGCGGAGAGTTATTCAGGCACAAGGTGATACCAAAATAATTGACGATAGGGATTACTATGGAAATAAGAGACTTGAATTGGCAGGTTCTTTGTTAGCTTTGATGTTCGAAGATTTGTTAAAGCGTTTTAACTGGGATTTAAAGATGATTGCAGACAAGAACATTCCGAAGATCAAAGCTGCCCAGTTTGACGTGGTGAAACACATGAGACAAGACCAGATCACCAATGGACTCATTCACGCAATCTCCACTGGTAACTGGACCATCAAGCGGTTCAGGATGGAGCGACAGGGTGTGACGCAAGTCCTCTCCAGGTTATCGTACATCTCCGCTTTGGGAATGATGACTCGAGTGAACTCTCAGTTTGAAAAGACAAGGAAGGTGTCCGGGCCCAGATCGTTGCAGCCGTCGCAGTGGGGTATGCTGTGCCCCTCCGACACTCCAGAGGGAGAAGCTTGTGGTCTGGTGAAGAACCTTGCGCTCATGACGCACATAACCACGGAGGTGGAGGAAGCACCGATCATCAGACTGGCCTTCAATGTCGGTGTTGAGGACGTGAACTTACTGGGCGGAGAGGAAATCAACAGCCCACAAGTGTATCTGGTGTTCCTGAATGGCAACATCCTCGGGGTGATCAGGGATTACATCCGCTTGGTGAACGTCTTCCGAATGATGCGTCGGCGAGGGTTCATAAATGGCTTCATATCCATCTACCCGCAACATCAACACAGATGCGTGTACATCAGCTCGGATGGTGGTCGCTTGTGCAGGCCTTACATAATTGTGAGCAAGGGCAGACCACTGGTAAAACAGCAACACATAGACGAGCTGCTGCGTGGCGTGCGAGGCTTTCAGGACTTCCTCAACGATGGCTTGATAGAATACCTCGATGTGAACGAAGAGAACGACAGCCACATAGCATTGACGGAAGCTACAATCGAGCCTGTGACAACACATCTCGAGATAGAAGCGTTCACTCTTCTAGGGGTGTGTGCTGGCTTGGTTCCTTATCCTCACCATAACCAAAGCCCGAGGAACACATATCAGTGTGCTATGGGTAAACAAGCTATGGGCACTATTGGCTATAACCAGAGGAATAGAATAGATACGCTTCTTTACAACTTGGTGTACCCTCAAGCTCCAATGGTGAAATCTCGCACCATAGAACTCATAAACTTTGATAAGCTCCCTGCGGGGCAGAATGCTACAGTTGCAGTAATGAGCTACAGTGGCTATGATATCGAAGACGCCCTCATTCTAAACAAGGCGTCAATAGATAGGGGTTACGGTCGATGTCTCGTTTACAGGAATGCAAAATGCACGTTGAAAAAGTACGCCAACCAGACGTTCGATAGGATTCTGGGTCCGCTGATAGACGCACAGACCATGAAGCCTGCGTGGAAACACGACATTCTGGACACGGACGGCATAGCCATGCCGGGGGAGAAGGTGGAGAACAGGCAGGTGATGGTGAACAAGTCGATGCCGACGGTGACGTCCAACCCCATCAACCCTCTGCAGGCGCAGACGGAGTACCGCGAGGTGCCGGTGGCGTTCAAGGGCCCGGTGCCCGCGTACGTGGAGAAGGTGATGGTGTCGTCCAACAACGAGGACGCCTCCCTCATCAAGCTGCTGCTGCGGCAGACACGGCGGCCGGAGATCGGAGACAAGTTCAGCAGCCGGCACGGTCAGAAGGGCGTGACGGGGCTCATCGTGGAGCAGGAGGACATGCCGTTCAACGACTCGGGGATATGCCCCGACATGATCATGAACCCTCACGGCTTCCCGTCGCGCATGACCGTGGGCAAGCTCATCGAGCTCTTGGCGGGCAAGGCAGGCCTGCTGGAGGGAAAGTTCCACTACGGCACGGCGTTCGGGGGCTCCCGGGTGTCGGACGTGTGCGAGGAGCTGCACAAGCACGGCTTCAACTACCAGGGCAAGGACTGCTTCTACTCGGGCCTGACTGGGGAGCCGCTGCAGGCCTACATCTACTCGGGGCCCGTCTACTACCAGAAGCTGAAGCACATGGTGCAGGACAAGATGCACGCGCGGTCGCGGGGACCCCGCGCCGTGCTGACTCGCCAGCCCACGGAGGGGCGCAGCCGGGAGGGCGGCCTGCGCCTGGGGGAGATGGAGCGCGATTGCCTGATCGGCTACGGAGCCAGCATGATGCTGGTTGAGCGGCTGATGATCTCGAGCGATGCGTTCGACGTGGACGTGTGCAACAAGTGCGGGCTGCTGGCGTACTCTGGCTGGTGTCACGGCTGCCGTTCGAGCGGCTCCGTGTCGACCATCAGCCTGCCGTACGCCTGCAAGCTGCTGTTCCAGGAGCTGCAGTCCATGAACATCGTGCCGCGCCTCACGCTCAAGAACTACTGCGACTGA